GCGGGTCGTCAGCCGGTCGATCAGGTGCAGCGCCAGCTCGAGCTCGCGGTCGTCCACCGCCCCGTCCCCGCCGGTGCGGGCTGCGACGGGGGAGGCCGGGCGCCCGTCGGCCTCCGCCGGCCGCCCGGCGGCCGTCCCATCGACGGCGGCGCCATCCGGCGGCGGGCCGCTCGGGGCGGCGCCGGGCCAGCCGTCGGGACGCAGGGGGGCGGAACCCGCAGCGGTCACGGCGGGCGGCCGCCCTTGCCCGTCATGCCCGGGGGCCGGTCCCCCGTCGGCCGGACCCCCCGGGCCCGCTGCTCGCGCGCCGCCGGGCGCGACGTCCGCCCCCGCCGGCACCGACGTCTCCGGGGGGCCCAGGGCGGCGAAGGCCGGCAGCGCCTCCAGCGGCCGGATCTCGTCGGGATAGGCCATGGCCACCAGGGCCAGCGCCCGCTGGCGGAAGGTGCGCAGGCAGGCCAGGGTCTCCTTGTTCCGCAGGGCGACCTTGGCGATGGCCACGCGGCCCCGCAGGTCCATGGCCCGGCGCAGCAGGCGGTAGGCCTTGCCGCCGCCCTCGGCGGGCTCGAGGTAGTACGTGCGCTGGAAGTAGATCGGGTCGATGGCCTCGCCCTGGACGAAGTCCAGGATCTCGATGGCCCGGGCGGTGGGCAGGGGCAGGCGGGCCAGGTCCTCGTCGGTGATCAGGACGAACCGGTCCGGGGCGTACTCGTACCCCCGCGCCAGCTCCTCCGCGGCCACCTCCACGTCGCAACGGGGGCACCAGCGGCGGTAGCGGATGGGCGTCCCGCACCGCTGGTGCAGCTGGCGGAAGCGGACCGCCTTCTCCTCCACCGCCAGGTACATGCGCACGGGGATGTTGACGAGGCCGAAGCTGATCACGCCCCGCCAGAGGCTGCGCACCGGCCATCTCCCCTTCCCCGCGCCCCGACCCCGGCCGGCATCCATCCCCGGCCTGCGCCGGTGCCCTCACCGCCCGGCCCGACGCCTGGCAGCCCGGCGCCCTCCGGCGCCAGCGGCGGCTAGTCCAGGGGCGGCGACTCGTCCCCCACCGCGCCCGCCGACCAGCCGGTTCGCTCCAGGGGGCGCGTCGCGGCGTCCCCGGGGCGCGCCCGGGATCCCATGGCGCCGGTGCCGGGTCCGGGCCGCTGGCCCTGCGGCCCGGCGAGCGGCGCCCCCGGCACGGCGGGCGACCCCGACGCCCCGGCGCCGGCCGCCGTGCGGCCGCCCGGGGCGGAGGCTCCGCCCGGGACCGTCCCGTCTCGTCCCGACCAGAAACGGCGGACCCGATCCAGGACCTCCGGGGCCGCATCGATGATGCGGTCCAGGAAGGCGCCCTCGGCCACCGGGAGCAGCCGCACCCGACCCTGTCCCACCACGAGGAATCCCACCGGCTGGACGCTCACCCCCGCCCCGCTGCCTCCCGCGAAGGGCCAGGCGGCGTCGCCTGCCTCGGTGCGCCGCGGCTCCCGGCCGTACTCGCCGCCGCCGGCGACGAAGCCGACGGAGACGCGGGAGACGGGCACGATGACCGTGCCGTCCTTGGCCTCCACCGCGTCGCCGACGACGGTGTTGACGTCCACCATCTGCTTGAGGCTCTCCATCGCCGTGTGCATCAAGCCCTGGATGGGATGCTCGCCCAACCCCTCGACCCCCCTGCCCTGCAGCGCCGCCTGCGCGTCCGACCCCGCCGGTCCCCGCGGGCCCCGCCGGTGGCGGGTGGGCCGTGGGGCCGTCAAGGCCGTGCGGCCGTCAAGGTTGCGCGCCCGGCCTCCGCGGCCCCCGGCGCGGGCCGGCAGCGGGGGCCGCCGGCGGCCTCCGGGAGCGGAGCGCCCAGGCGGCGCTCATAGTCTCCCAAAGCGGCAGGCGGGCGATGCACTCCAGCTCCAGGGCCCAGGCGTGCCGGCCAAAGGCCGGTTCGACCCGAACGTCGACGGGGCCGGTGGCGCGACGCCCGGCGACGGCCGCGGCGGCGGCGCCGGTCAGCGCCCAGAGGCTGCCGGCCAGCCAAGCCGTGGCCGCGGCGTCGACGACGCCCGCCACGATGCGCAGGGAGAGGCGCCGGATCTCCCAGCGGTCCCCGGCCAGGAGCCGTCGCCACGGGTGGCTCGCGGCCGGCCCGCCGGCGGCCGCCGCGCCCGGCGCCGGCCTCAGGTGGAGGATCCGCGTCCCCCGCCGTCGCCCGTCCCGGGCGGGTGGCCGAAGGGGGCCGACCCCGGGCAGGTGCACCGAGTGCCGGCGCCGCAGGGGGCCGGGGAGCCGGCCGGTGATCCAGGCGCGGTAGGCGAGGCGCGGCCAGCCGACCATGAGCGCTGCCGTCAACCGCCGACCGCGCCAGCGGACCCGCAGTCGCAGGGGCAGGAGGGGCCGGTGCAGGATCCAGCGCACGGCGATGGCCAGGGCGAGGGCCAGGGTGGCGGCGGCCAGCCCGGAGCGGCCCATGGGAGCACCTCCGCCCGCTAGGATGCCCCAGGGCCGGGCGTGGACGTCCCCCCATCGGGCGGGGTCCCCGGCGTCGCGCCGCGTTCGTCCAGCGACGGCGCGTCCGGCGGGACGAAGGCGCTGGGGGGCGGCAGCTCGCTCAGGTCCTTGAGGCCGAACATCTGCAGGAAGAGGGGCGTGGTCCCGTACAGGATCGGGCGGCCGGGCGCGTCCTTGCGGCCGACCTCGCGGATCAGCCCGCGCTCCAGCAGCGTCCGCAGGCCGGCCTCCGACTGGACGCCGCGGATGGCCTCGATCTCCGCCCGGGTCACCGGCTGGCGGTAGGCGACGATGGCCAGCGTCTCCAGGGCCGCGCGCGAGAGCGCCTGGCGCCGCGGCTGCAGGAGCTCCTCCACCGCGCGCCGGTACTCCCGCCGGGTCACCAGCTGCCAGCCGCCGGCCACCTCGACCAGTTCGATCCCGCGCCCAGGCGCCCGGCAGGCCTCGGCCAGCTCGGCCAGCGCCTCCCGCACCACCCCTTCGCCGACGCCCAGGATGCGGGCCATGCGGGCCACGGAGAGCGGCTCGCCGGCGACGAAGAGCAGGGCCTCCACGGCGCCCCGGATCGGTTCCACCGTCAAGCCGGCGTCCCCCCTGGGGCCGCCTCCTCCGCCGCCGGGGCCGCGCCGGTCTCGCCGCCGCTCTCCCGCTCCGCGCCGGCACCGCGCCGTCCGCCCCGCTCCTCCCCGCCCGCGGGCTCGGCCCGGACCCCCTCGGCGGGGTAGAGCACGATCTCGCCGAAGGCGCGGTCCTGCCGCACCCGCACCCGCCCCTGGCGGATCAGCTCCAGCAGGGCTAGGAAGGTGACCACCACCTCCAGCCGGGTGGCGCGGCCGGAGAAGCAGGCGCGAAAGGTGACGGGGCCCGCGGTGGCGGCCAGCAGCCGCAGGATGGCGTCCATCTGCTGGGCCACCGTCACCTCCTCCGGCTCCACCACCACCTCGGGCGTCTCGCGCGCGGCGGCGAGCACGGTGGCGAAGGCGCGGACCAGGTCCTCCAGGGTCACCCCCTCGAGGCCGCTCAGCTCGCCGGCCAGCGGTTCGATGGCCTCGGCCAGCCGCGGATAGCGTCCGCCGTGCTGCTCCGCCAGCTGGCTCAGATAGCGGGCGGCCTCCTTGTACCGGCGGTACTCCAGCAGCCGGCGCACCAGCTCCTCGCGCGGGTCCGGCTCCTCGGCGGCCTCCTCCTCCTGGGCGCGCGGCTCCGGCGGCAGCAGCATCCGCGCCTTGATCTCGATGAGCTGGGCGGCCAGCACGACGAACTCGCTGGTCACCTCCAGGTCCAGCCGGCGCATGGCCTCCAGGTGCTCCAGGTACTGCTCGGTGATGCGGGCGATGGGGATGTCGTGGATGTCGATCTCCTGCCTCTCGATCAGCTGCAGCAGCAGGTCCAGCGGCCCCTCGAACCGGTCGAGCCGTACGGTGTACGCCATGCCGACTCCTCCCCGCCGCCCGGGCCTCCGCCCGGGCCGCTCACCGGCCTCCCGCCATGGCCGCGGCCAGGCCCGCCAGGCCGTCCATCACCAGGGCGGCCAACGGGTGGAGCACCAGATCCAGGGTGTGGGTCACCAACAGCAGCATGAGCAACAGCCATCCGTAGGACTCCAGCGCATCGAGCCAGCCGCCGCTGCGCCCCAGGAGCGCGCGCAGGACCCGGGAGCCGTCCAGCGGCGGGATGGGGATGAGGTTGAACACCGCCAGGTAGACGTTGATGATGGCGACGTACCGCACCGCCACCCCGACCAGTCCCGTCGGCTCCCAGAGGTCCGCGATGACGAAGGTCGCGAACGCCAGGGCGAGATTGGTCGCCGGACCGGCCGCCGCCACCAGCGCCATGCCGGCCAGGGGGTTGCGGAAGTGCCACGGGTTCACGGGCACGGGCTTCGCCCAGCCGAAGCCGAAGAGCACCAGCAGCAGGGTGCCGATGGGATCCAGGTGGGCCAGGGGATCGAGGGTCAGGCGTCCGGCTGCCCGGGGCGTCGGATCGCCCAGGTGGTGGGCCACGCGGGCGTGGGCGTACTCATGCAGCACCAGCGCCAGGAGCAGGCCCGGCGCGGCGATCAGGAGTCCCAAGGGGTCGAACAGGCCCGACACGGGCAACGCTCCCCGCTCCGGACCGGCCCCAGGCGCGGCCCCCGCCGGCGCGCGGCGGCCGCGGCCGGCCCGCACTGGGGCGAAGCGCGCCCTTCGCATCGACGGCACCGCCCGGCCGGCCCGGCAGTCTGGCTCGAGTCTAGCCAAGGGCCGCGCCGGGGGTCAAGGTCGCGGGTCGCCGGTGCCCGGGCGCCACCCGGTCACGCCGGCTGGGGGCCGCCCGCCTCGCCCCCCTCCACCGGGCGGGGGAAGGTGCGCTCGCGGGCGACCCGCACCGTCATCGGCTGGCGCAGCAGCATGCGGACCAGCGCCCGCCCGTCGAAGGGCACCAGCGGCCACAGGTAGGGCACGCCGAAGGACCGCGTGCTGAGCAGGAGGACGAAGGACGCCAGGATGCCCAGCAAGAACCCCGGGACGCCCAGCGTCCCCGCCAGGATCAGCAGCCCCACCCGCAACAGGCGGAAGGCCTGGGCCAGCTCGACGCTCGGCGTGGCGAAGGTGCCCAGCGCCGCCAGCGCGATGTAGAGGATGGCCTCGTTGGTGAACAGGCCCACCTGCACGGCCAGCTGGCCGATGAGGACGGCACCGATGATGCCGAGGGAGGTGGAGAGGGCTTCGGGCGTGTGGATCAGGGCCAGGCGGATGAGCTCGATGCCGACCTCGCCGAGGATGAACTGCCATTCCAGGTCGATGCCCGCCGGCTTCCGCGGACCCAGGATGGCCAGCCAGTCCCGGGGCAGCCCGGTCAGCCGGTCCTTGTCCAGGACCAGGGCGACCCACAGGGCGGGCCCGAACCACGCCAGCAGCACCCCGGCGTAGCGGATCAGCCGCACCCAGGTGCCCACGGTGGCGTTCTCGTGGAACTCCTCGGCGTGCTGCAGGTGGTGGAACAGCGTGGTGGGCAGGATGATGGCCGACGGGCTGGTGTCCACCAGGATCAGGACGTGCCCTTCGATCAGGTGGACCGCGGCCACGTCGGGCCGCTCGGTGAAGCGCACCAGCGGGAACGGGTTCCACCAGCGCCGGGGCCCGACCAGGTGCTCCACCACGGCGGACTCGGCCATGGGGATGGCGTCGGTCTCGACCCGCTGCAGCCGCTGGCGCACCGCCTCCACCAGCCCGGGGTCCGCCACGTCCTTGAGGTAGACCAGGGCGACGTCGGTGCGCGAGCGTCGGCCGACGTGGACGACCTCCGCCCGGAACTGCGGATCCCGCAGCCGCCGCCGGATCAGGGCGGTATTGTAGACCAGCGTCTCGGTGAACCCGTCGTGGGGGCCGCGCAGCACCTTCTCCAGGGCCGGCTCCGCGATGCCCCGGCTGGGATAGGTGCGGACGTCGATCAGGTAGGCGCGATCGACGCCATCGACCAGCAGCGCCACGGGTCCCATCAGCACCTTCTCCACCACGTCGTCTAGGGTCTGGGCCGGATCCACCTCCAGGTAGCCGATGCCCTCGACGAACACCTGGGTGAACCACAGGCGGTCGTCCTCCCGGGCCGAGGGGTCGGGTTCGAAGACCGCCAGCGCCTGCATGATGCGCAGCAGCACGTCGGTCTTGACGAGGCCGTCGATGCCGATCAGCACGGCATCGCGGCCGGCGAACCGGGAGGGCTTGATCAGGACGTCGAAGCTCTCGCCCGCGCCCAGCACCCGCCGCAGGTACGCCAGGTTCGCCTCCAGCTCCCGTCGGATCGGGTGCCTGGACTCCCCGTGGTCGACGGCCGCGCGGATCGCCCCGGCCGCCCCGGCGGGTTCCGGTGCGGACGAACCGGCCCCTTCCCGCATGGCTCCGCCCTCCCCTCGCGTGCGTTCCCCGGCCGCCGCCGGCTTCGTCTGGCGCGTCGGCTACCCCTTCGGGTTGAACAGCAGGGCCGTCAGGAGGCCGCCGAGGATGGCCACCGTCAGGCCGAGGGCCGTCGCGCCGAGGCCGCCGGCCAGGATGCCGCCCAGGCCCCGGCTCGCCCCCTGGAGGGCGCCCTCGACCAGCGCGAACCCGAAACCCGGCAGCGGGATGGTCGCCCCGGCGCCGGCCAGTTCCACCAGCGGCCGGTAGAGGCCCAGCCCGCCGGCCACGGCGCCCAGGACGACGAACAGCACCATCACGTGCCCCTGGGTGAAGCGCGGTGGCGTCAGGTCCAGCACCAGCTGGGCCAGGGTGCAGAGCAGGCCCCCGACGACGAACGCCAGGAGATAGCTCACGATCCGTTCCCCCTCGAAGCGGCCTCGCCCGACGGGTCCTGGTTGGGGGCGCCGGGGGCGGTGCCGCCGGCCGGGGTGCCGCGGCCGTCGCCCGCGGCGGGGCGACCGTCGGCGGGCGCGGCGTCCTCGACCTCCAGCGCCACCGCGTGGGCGACGGTAGGGAGGGTGTCCCCCTGCTTGTAGGTCGTGGTGCTGTGCAGGCAGCCGGTGCACACCAGCAGCACCCGGCGCAGGTCGCCCTGCTGCATGCGCCGGAGCAGGTACCCCGCGGTCACCATGCCGGAACAGGCGGTGCCGCTGCCTCCCGCGTAGACGCCCTGGGACGCGTCGTAGAGCATGATGCCGCAGTCGGCCAGCACGCCCTCGGCGTCGTACCCCTGTTCGCGCAGTAGTTCCACCAACAGCCGGTGGCCGTAACGGGCCAGGTCGCCGGTGACGATCAGGTCGTAGTCGCCGGGACGCCGGCCGGTGTCCGCCAGGTGCTGGCGGATGGTGTCGGCCGCGGCCGGTGCCATGGCCGATCCCATGTCGAAGGGGTCGGTCAGGCCCATGTCGATGACCCGGCCGAAGGTGGCGTGGGTGACGCTCACCCAGCGCCCGGGGCGGCCGCGGGCGGGCCGATCTGCCGCGGCGTCCGCGGCTGGTGGCCGGCCGGCCTGCCCGGCGGCCGGCCGACGGCTCGCACGGCCTGCCGTCGCCCGCCGCTCCGCCGGCCCGTCGCCGGGGCCAGGGCCCGGGGTGGCCGCCAGGACGGCCGCCGCCGCGCCCGTGGCCGTCCACTGCGCGGTGGCGGGCCGCTGGTTGCCGAGCTCCGTCGGGAAGCGATACTGCCGTTCGGCGGCGTCGTGGTGGCTCGACGTGGTGCACAGCACCCGCCCGGCGTAGCCGGCGTCGGCCAAGGCCGCGCCGAGGCCCAGGGCGGCGGCCCACGTGGCGCAGGCCGCGAAGAGGCCGAGGAAGGGGATGTCCAGCTCGGCCGCGGTGAAATTGGCGCACGTCAACTGGTTCATCAGGTCGCCGGCCAGATGGAGGTCGATGTCCGCCGGTTCCAGCCCCGCCTTCTCCAGGGCCAGGACCGCCGCGTCCAGGCACATGCGCCGCTCCGCGTGCTCCCAGGACCGCTGGCCCAGCAGGCGGTCGGGATAGGTCCGATCCCAGTAGGCCCCCAGGGGGCCCTGGGCCTCCTTGGGGCCGGCCACCGCGGCGGCGGCCAGGATGCGGGGGCGGCTGGGAAAGACCAGGGTCTGCTGTCCGATGCGGCGGTCCTGGTGCCGGGGGGCCGCGGCGCCGGGGCGCGGGCCGCGCCCCTTCTCCAGCAGGTTGGCGACGGCGGTCAGCGATGCCATGGATCGGTCCCCCTTGCCTTCCGGACCCGGATCGCCGCGGGCGACCCGACCTCTCCGCCGCCCCGGGGCCCGCTTTCCCACCGCCCCGGGGCGATCCGGGCTCCCCACCGCCGCG
The sequence above is drawn from the Thermaerobacter sp. FW80 genome and encodes:
- a CDS encoding Ku protein, translated to MRSLWRGVISFGLVNIPVRMYLAVEEKAVRFRQLHQRCGTPIRYRRWCPRCDVEVAAEELARGYEYAPDRFVLITDEDLARLPLPTARAIEILDFVQGEAIDPIYFQRTYYLEPAEGGGKAYRLLRRAMDLRGRVAIAKVALRNKETLACLRTFRQRALALVAMAYPDEIRPLEALPAFAALGPPETSVPAGADVAPGGARAAGPGGPADGGPAPGHDGQGRPPAVTAAGSAPLRPDGWPGAAPSGPPPDGAAVDGTAAGRPAEADGRPASPVAARTGGDGAVDDRELELALHLIDRLTTRFDPDRYRDRYREALLTVVQRKLQGQEAVVAPPEPAPVVDLMEALRASLEQLEGRRGAGAPVR
- the ytfJ gene encoding GerW family sporulation protein → MGEHPIQGLMHTAMESLKQMVDVNTVVGDAVEAKDGTVIVPVSRVSVGFVAGGGEYGREPRRTEAGDAAWPFAGGSGAGVSVQPVGFLVVGQGRVRLLPVAEGAFLDRIIDAAPEVLDRVRRFWSGRDGTVPGGASAPGGRTAAGAGASGSPAVPGAPLAGPQGQRPGPGTGAMGSRARPGDAATRPLERTGWSAGAVGDESPPLD
- the scpB gene encoding SMC-Scp complex subunit ScpB codes for the protein MEPIRGAVEALLFVAGEPLSVARMARILGVGEGVVREALAELAEACRAPGRGIELVEVAGGWQLVTRREYRRAVEELLQPRRQALSRAALETLAIVAYRQPVTRAEIEAIRGVQSEAGLRTLLERGLIREVGRKDAPGRPILYGTTPLFLQMFGLKDLSELPPPSAFVPPDAPSLDERGATPGTPPDGGTSTPGPGAS
- a CDS encoding ScpA family protein, yielding MAYTVRLDRFEGPLDLLLQLIERQEIDIHDIPIARITEQYLEHLEAMRRLDLEVTSEFVVLAAQLIEIKARMLLPPEPRAQEEEAAEEPDPREELVRRLLEYRRYKEAARYLSQLAEQHGGRYPRLAEAIEPLAGELSGLEGVTLEDLVRAFATVLAAARETPEVVVEPEEVTVAQQMDAILRLLAATAGPVTFRACFSGRATRLEVVVTFLALLELIRQGRVRVRQDRAFGEIVLYPAEGVRAEPAGGEERGGRRGAGAERESGGETGAAPAAEEAAPGGTPA
- a CDS encoding site-2 protease family protein, producing MSGLFDPLGLLIAAPGLLLALVLHEYAHARVAHHLGDPTPRAAGRLTLDPLAHLDPIGTLLLVLFGFGWAKPVPVNPWHFRNPLAGMALVAAAGPATNLALAFATFVIADLWEPTGLVGVAVRYVAIINVYLAVFNLIPIPPLDGSRVLRALLGRSGGWLDALESYGWLLLMLLLVTHTLDLVLHPLAALVMDGLAGLAAAMAGGR
- a CDS encoding spore germination protein → MREGAGSSAPEPAGAAGAIRAAVDHGESRHPIRRELEANLAYLRRVLGAGESFDVLIKPSRFAGRDAVLIGIDGLVKTDVLLRIMQALAVFEPDPSAREDDRLWFTQVFVEGIGYLEVDPAQTLDDVVEKVLMGPVALLVDGVDRAYLIDVRTYPSRGIAEPALEKVLRGPHDGFTETLVYNTALIRRRLRDPQFRAEVVHVGRRSRTDVALVYLKDVADPGLVEAVRQRLQRVETDAIPMAESAVVEHLVGPRRWWNPFPLVRFTERPDVAAVHLIEGHVLILVDTSPSAIILPTTLFHHLQHAEEFHENATVGTWVRLIRYAGVLLAWFGPALWVALVLDKDRLTGLPRDWLAILGPRKPAGIDLEWQFILGEVGIELIRLALIHTPEALSTSLGIIGAVLIGQLAVQVGLFTNEAILYIALAALGTFATPSVELAQAFRLLRVGLLILAGTLGVPGFLLGILASFVLLLSTRSFGVPYLWPLVPFDGRALVRMLLRQPMTVRVARERTFPRPVEGGEAGGPQPA
- a CDS encoding SpoVA/SpoVAEb family sporulation membrane protein; translated protein: MSYLLAFVVGGLLCTLAQLVLDLTPPRFTQGHVMVLFVVLGAVAGGLGLYRPLVELAGAGATIPLPGFGFALVEGALQGASRGLGGILAGGLGATALGLTVAILGGLLTALLFNPKG
- a CDS encoding stage V sporulation protein AE produces the protein MASLTAVANLLEKGRGPRPGAAAPRHQDRRIGQQTLVFPSRPRILAAAAVAGPKEAQGPLGAYWDRTYPDRLLGQRSWEHAERRMCLDAAVLALEKAGLEPADIDLHLAGDLMNQLTCANFTAAELDIPFLGLFAACATWAAALGLGAALADAGYAGRVLCTTSSHHDAAERQYRFPTELGNQRPATAQWTATGAAAAVLAATPGPGPGDGPAERRATAGRASRRPAAGQAGRPPAADAAADRPARGRPGRWVSVTHATFGRVIDMGLTDPFDMGSAMAPAAADTIRQHLADTGRRPGDYDLIVTGDLARYGHRLLVELLREQGYDAEGVLADCGIMLYDASQGVYAGGSGTACSGMVTAGYLLRRMQQGDLRRVLLVCTGCLHSTTTYKQGDTLPTVAHAVALEVEDAAPADGRPAAGDGRGTPAGGTAPGAPNQDPSGEAASRGNGS